In one window of Gemmatimonadota bacterium DNA:
- a CDS encoding glycosyltransferase, which yields MSATGPSWSVVIPTYDRHETLAACLDRLAPDAQTLDASKYEVIVSDDARRAATRAFVAERFPWARYVAGPARGPAANRNHGAGQARAPWLVFTDDDTLPDRGWLAGYAAALSADPRAEALEGRTTCAAGFGTPMHYAPVNERGGLFWSCNIAVRADRFRDVGGFDEGFTVAHMEDQDLRERLRLHGIASRWVPDAVVDHPPRRQPSGRKLGLLRAAEVRYLYKFGAPRPVRWRLLRGVASLRIGIIRSLPWSMDSLRALASLAAELTAVLRHGAEWERAAAAEFPVPITEGEADLAALIDPRQAFARRPLDGAHDDGATVSVIVPTWKRTADLTRCLRALAAQTRRVDEVIVVTREDDEASREAARAVAMPEGTQYVLPRLRAPGVVAALHEGILQARGSVIVLTDDDAEARPDWIARLVATLRSDRDIGGVGGRDWQPHERGAAATVGVVQWFGRVVGAHHLGAGPARDVDVLKGVNCAFRAPLVRAVGMDDALRGDGAQVHWELALCLPLRRAGWRLVYDPAIAVEHHVAQRDGADQVHRGRFAAAPFGDAVHNEARALSQHFGWVRHALFTVWAESVGTVAAPGLLSALRLRAQGHAWAWEAWAVARAARATVRAARRTTPPPARWIPMPGTLP from the coding sequence ATGAGCGCCACGGGACCGTCTTGGTCGGTGGTGATCCCGACGTACGACCGGCACGAGACGCTGGCCGCGTGTCTGGACCGCCTCGCTCCCGACGCGCAGACGCTAGACGCGTCGAAGTACGAGGTGATCGTCAGCGATGACGCGCGGCGCGCGGCCACGCGGGCGTTCGTCGCCGAACGATTCCCCTGGGCGCGCTATGTGGCGGGACCGGCGCGCGGGCCCGCGGCCAATCGCAACCATGGCGCGGGGCAGGCGCGCGCGCCGTGGCTCGTGTTCACCGACGACGACACGCTTCCGGACCGCGGCTGGCTCGCGGGCTACGCCGCCGCGCTCTCGGCGGATCCGCGCGCGGAGGCGCTCGAAGGCCGCACCACCTGTGCCGCCGGCTTCGGAACGCCGATGCACTACGCTCCCGTGAACGAGCGTGGGGGTCTCTTCTGGTCGTGCAACATCGCGGTGCGCGCGGACCGCTTCCGGGACGTGGGCGGCTTCGACGAGGGCTTCACCGTCGCGCACATGGAAGACCAGGACCTGCGCGAGCGGCTGCGCCTGCATGGCATCGCGAGCCGCTGGGTGCCCGACGCCGTGGTCGATCATCCGCCGCGTCGGCAACCGTCCGGGCGGAAGCTCGGCCTGCTCCGCGCCGCCGAGGTGCGCTACCTCTACAAGTTCGGCGCACCGCGTCCGGTGCGCTGGCGGCTGCTCCGCGGCGTCGCCTCGCTGCGCATCGGCATCATCCGTTCGCTGCCGTGGAGCATGGACTCCCTTCGTGCGCTCGCGTCGCTCGCGGCCGAACTCACGGCGGTGCTGAGGCATGGCGCCGAGTGGGAGCGCGCGGCGGCCGCGGAGTTCCCGGTGCCCATCACCGAGGGCGAGGCGGATCTCGCGGCGCTGATCGACCCGCGGCAGGCCTTCGCGCGACGGCCGCTGGACGGAGCGCACGACGATGGCGCGACGGTCTCGGTGATCGTGCCGACGTGGAAGCGGACCGCGGACCTCACGCGGTGCCTGCGCGCACTCGCGGCGCAGACGCGTCGCGTCGACGAGGTGATCGTCGTGACGCGCGAGGACGACGAGGCGAGTCGTGAGGCGGCGCGCGCGGTGGCGATGCCCGAGGGCACCCAGTACGTGTTGCCGCGCCTGCGCGCGCCCGGGGTGGTCGCGGCGCTGCACGAAGGCATCCTGCAGGCGCGTGGCTCGGTGATCGTCCTCACCGACGACGATGCCGAGGCGCGACCCGACTGGATCGCGCGGCTGGTGGCGACGTTGCGCAGCGACCGCGACATCGGCGGCGTGGGTGGCCGCGACTGGCAGCCGCACGAGCGCGGCGCGGCCGCGACCGTGGGTGTGGTGCAGTGGTTCGGTCGCGTCGTCGGTGCGCATCATCTGGGGGCGGGGCCGGCGCGCGACGTGGACGTGCTCAAGGGCGTGAACTGTGCCTTCCGCGCCCCGCTGGTGCGCGCGGTCGGAATGGACGACGCGCTGCGCGGCGATGGCGCGCAGGTGCACTGGGAGCTCGCCCTCTGCCTGCCACTGCGGCGCGCAGGGTGGCGGCTCGTGTACGATCCGGCGATCGCGGTGGAGCATCACGTCGCGCAGCGCGACGGCGCGGACCAAGTGCACCGTGGGCGGTTCGCGGCGGCGCCCTTCGGCGACGCGGTGCACAACGAGGCGCGCGCACTGTCGCAGCACTTCGGATGGGTGCGTCACGCGCTGTTCACGGTGTGGGCCGAGTCGGTGGGCACCGTCGCGGCGCCCGGACTGCTCTCGGCGCTGCGGCTTCGCGCGCAGGGGCATGCCTGGGCGTGGGAGGCCTGGGCGGTGGCGCGGGCCGCTCGTGCCACGGTGCGCGCGGCGCGCCGGACGACCCCGCCGCCTGCTCGCTGGATCCCCATGCCGGGGACGCTGCCATGA
- a CDS encoding glycosyltransferase has protein sequence MRILHLLNTVRETGNGIINTAMDLAWGQARLGHEVHVASAGGEFESRLAAWGVRHHRIDQRRRPLTLWRATYQLKALLAEHRIDVVHAHMMTGVVLTRAARAPRARGGPVLVGHVHNVYQRSARLMGLADLTLCCGTMVREEMRRVGVPEARLRVVLNGTVGSPRLPDPEAVVPAALAQPAIVTVAGMNERKGIAELIAAFGLLAPSHPNAQLYLVGDGPDRASFEALAVASPGAGRIHFAGFQRDPSPWLRAAAVFVLASRRESFPIVIGEARAAGCAIVATAVDGVPESLDDGAAGVLVPARDPARLAAALDTLLRDPAARARQAVQARTGLERFHVTRMVDETVALYRSALR, from the coding sequence CTGCGCATCCTCCACCTGCTCAACACCGTGCGCGAGACCGGCAACGGGATCATCAACACGGCGATGGACCTCGCGTGGGGCCAGGCGCGGCTGGGGCACGAGGTGCACGTCGCGTCGGCGGGGGGCGAGTTCGAGTCGCGGCTGGCGGCATGGGGTGTCCGGCATCACCGGATCGACCAACGGCGACGCCCGCTCACGCTGTGGCGTGCGACCTATCAGCTGAAGGCCCTCCTCGCCGAGCATCGCATCGACGTGGTGCATGCGCACATGATGACGGGCGTGGTGCTCACGCGGGCCGCACGCGCGCCTCGCGCACGCGGGGGACCGGTGCTGGTGGGGCACGTGCACAACGTCTACCAGCGCAGCGCGCGCCTGATGGGACTCGCCGACCTCACGCTCTGCTGCGGCACGATGGTGCGCGAGGAGATGCGGCGCGTCGGCGTGCCGGAGGCGCGACTCCGCGTCGTACTGAACGGCACGGTCGGGAGCCCGCGGCTCCCCGACCCGGAGGCGGTCGTGCCCGCCGCGCTCGCGCAGCCGGCGATCGTCACAGTCGCGGGGATGAACGAACGGAAGGGGATCGCCGAGCTCATCGCGGCCTTCGGCCTGCTCGCGCCCTCGCACCCGAACGCGCAGCTGTATCTCGTCGGCGATGGACCGGACCGCGCGAGCTTCGAGGCGCTGGCGGTAGCGTCGCCCGGCGCGGGGCGGATCCACTTCGCCGGCTTCCAGCGCGATCCCTCCCCATGGCTACGCGCGGCGGCGGTGTTCGTGCTCGCCTCGCGGCGCGAGTCGTTCCCGATCGTGATCGGCGAGGCGCGCGCGGCGGGATGCGCGATCGTCGCGACCGCCGTGGATGGTGTGCCGGAGTCGCTCGACGACGGGGCGGCCGGTGTGCTCGTCCCGGCGCGCGACCCGGCACGGCTCGCCGCCGCGCTCGACACCCTGCTCCGCGATCCGGCGGCGCGGGCGCGGCAGGCCGTTCAGGCGCGCACCGGACTGGAGCGCTTCCACGTGACGCGGATGGTGGATGAGACCGTGGCGCTGTACCGTTCCGCCCTCCGATGA
- a CDS encoding glycosyltransferase family 4 protein, whose protein sequence is MIHLAFVALEVHRRGGQERAAAEVLTRLAPSLELTVIASACELPGVALRHVPIALPQAPTIVRTTLFARAAARAAAAVVAAGGTTVVESIGAAVREADVITAQFCQAAFTARFGGLRGGRGLRGVWQRAVQSRFVADERRAYGAARLRRVIAVSSGVGRELEEFYRVPASRITVIPNGVDHATFHPVDAPARAALRARLGLPQDACIALFVGGDWERKGVRDAISAIAGQRDVMLAIVGNGDQAAMRAHAASVDAVSQVHFAGPSREPQHWYQAADLLLFPSRYEAFSLVTLEAAGCGLPIVAHAINGTEDLITHGENGFLSAMGVDALRAHVLQLRDDTALRTRMRAAIAESSARYSWDRIAAEHLRVLREVTA, encoded by the coding sequence ATGATCCACCTCGCCTTCGTCGCCCTCGAGGTCCATCGCCGCGGCGGGCAAGAACGCGCCGCGGCGGAGGTCCTCACGCGGCTCGCGCCTTCGCTCGAGCTGACGGTGATCGCGAGCGCGTGCGAGCTGCCCGGCGTCGCGTTGCGTCATGTGCCCATCGCGCTCCCGCAGGCACCGACGATCGTGCGGACGACGCTCTTCGCTCGGGCTGCGGCGCGCGCCGCGGCTGCGGTCGTCGCCGCGGGAGGGACGACGGTCGTCGAATCGATCGGCGCGGCCGTGCGCGAGGCGGACGTGATCACCGCGCAGTTCTGCCAGGCGGCGTTCACCGCGCGCTTCGGCGGGCTCCGCGGCGGGCGCGGCCTGCGCGGCGTATGGCAGCGCGCGGTGCAATCGCGCTTCGTCGCCGACGAGCGGCGGGCGTACGGCGCGGCGCGCCTCCGCCGCGTGATCGCCGTTTCCTCCGGCGTGGGACGCGAGCTCGAAGAGTTCTATCGCGTGCCCGCCTCGCGGATCACGGTGATCCCCAACGGCGTCGATCACGCGACCTTCCACCCGGTCGACGCGCCGGCGCGCGCCGCCCTCCGCGCGCGCCTGGGCCTTCCGCAGGATGCGTGCATCGCCCTCTTCGTCGGCGGTGATTGGGAGCGGAAGGGCGTGCGGGACGCCATCAGTGCGATCGCGGGGCAGCGTGATGTGATGCTCGCGATCGTGGGCAACGGGGACCAGGCCGCGATGCGCGCGCACGCGGCGAGCGTCGACGCGGTGTCGCAGGTCCACTTCGCCGGCCCGTCGCGCGAACCGCAGCACTGGTACCAGGCCGCCGACCTCCTGCTCTTCCCCTCGCGCTATGAGGCCTTCTCCCTCGTGACGCTCGAAGCGGCCGGCTGCGGGCTCCCCATCGTCGCGCACGCGATCAACGGGACCGAGGACCTCATCACCCACGGCGAGAACGGTTTCCTGAGCGCGATGGGAGTGGACGCGCTGCGGGCGCACGTGCTCCAGCTCCGCGACGACACCGCGCTCCGCACCCGGATGCGCGCCGCGATCGCGGAGAGCTCGGCACGCTACTCATGGGACCGGATCGCCGCCGAGCACCTGCGCGTGCTCCGCGAGGTCACGGCATGA
- a CDS encoding glycosyltransferase family 4 protein: MPLGEQLGGGEVMFQQLMRHGRGHGVEWIAVFTKDGPMVAETRALGIETHLIEAGRIRDLPQRIRAIRAIARLARDRQVSLVFGWMVSSQLLAGPAAWLADVPATWYQVGLPAPDWMDRFATWCRARGVVVLSRDVAAAQARIRPHRPQALVYPGASLERFAAVRSESPAALRARFGLPNTGPLIGIVGRLQRWKGMHTVIEAMPAVRAAHPGAHLVIVGGAHDTEPRYGDELRTLAALRGVSDAVTFAGYQGDVPRWMQAMDVIVHASDREPFGIVVVEAMALGKPVIAGSAGGPAEIIVDGMHGLLTPFGDASALATAIRRYLGDPAFAAQAGAAALARAQEYSAEAYAARLSAVILDLALEPEE; encoded by the coding sequence ATGCCGCTCGGCGAACAGCTCGGCGGCGGCGAGGTGATGTTCCAGCAGCTCATGCGGCACGGGCGCGGGCACGGCGTCGAGTGGATCGCGGTGTTCACGAAGGACGGTCCGATGGTCGCCGAGACGCGCGCGCTGGGGATCGAGACGCACCTCATCGAGGCCGGGCGCATCCGTGACCTGCCGCAGCGGATCCGCGCCATCCGGGCGATCGCGCGGCTCGCGCGCGATCGGCAGGTGTCGCTGGTGTTCGGGTGGATGGTGTCGTCGCAGCTGCTCGCGGGTCCGGCGGCCTGGCTCGCGGATGTGCCGGCGACGTGGTACCAGGTGGGACTCCCCGCGCCGGATTGGATGGATCGCTTCGCGACGTGGTGCCGTGCGCGCGGCGTGGTGGTGCTCTCGCGTGATGTCGCGGCGGCGCAGGCGCGCATCAGGCCGCACCGTCCGCAAGCACTCGTGTATCCGGGGGCCTCGCTCGAGCGCTTCGCGGCGGTGCGCTCAGAGTCGCCAGCGGCGCTGCGCGCGCGGTTCGGCCTTCCGAACACGGGGCCGCTCATCGGCATCGTCGGGCGACTGCAGCGCTGGAAGGGGATGCACACCGTGATCGAAGCGATGCCCGCCGTCCGCGCCGCGCATCCGGGCGCGCACCTCGTCATCGTGGGTGGCGCGCACGACACCGAGCCGCGCTACGGCGATGAGCTGCGCACGTTGGCCGCGCTGCGCGGCGTGTCCGATGCGGTGACCTTCGCCGGGTACCAGGGGGACGTGCCGCGCTGGATGCAGGCGATGGATGTGATCGTGCACGCGTCGGATCGTGAGCCGTTCGGGATCGTGGTCGTCGAGGCGATGGCGCTCGGGAAGCCGGTCATCGCCGGCAGCGCGGGCGGTCCAGCCGAGATCATCGTCGATGGAATGCATGGCCTGCTCACGCCCTTCGGGGACGCGAGCGCACTGGCCACGGCCATCCGGCGCTACCTCGGTGATCCCGCCTTCGCCGCGCAGGCGGGAGCCGCGGCCCTCGCCCGCGCGCAGGAGTACTCGGCCGAGGCGTACGCCGCGCGACTCTCCGCGGTCATCCTCGACCTCGCGCTGGAGCCCGAGGAATGA